TGGTTACATGCAGGAGACCGGAACACTAAGTTCTTCCACGCTAAAGCCTCAGCAAGAAAGTCAAATAACACAATTAAATTTTTGCTTGATGAGAATGGTAATCGGGTCTCTTCTAAATCTGAACTTGCAGCTGCCATCCACGACTACTTTGTTGAAATTTTTACTGCTTCTACATTGGATGAAGTTGCCCTTGTTACCACTTTAAACACCATCCCTTCAACAGTTACAGCTGAGATGAATGCCACCCTTCTAAAACTCTTTGAAGCTACTGAAGTCGAGGCTGCTTTGCACTCAATGGCAGCCGATAAGAGCCCGGGTATCGATGGAATGTCTCCACTATTTTATCAACATAATTGGGGTGTGGTTGGTCACTTAGTTACAGAGCAGATCCTACAAGTCTTAACAAAACACTTATTACACTAATTCCCAAGATCAAGAAACCACAACGATTGCAAGACTTTCGTCCCATCAGCCTTTGTAATGTTATCTCCAAGCTTGTCACCAAGGTGCTTGTTAACCGCTTTAAACATGTCCTTCCTTATGTCATTTTAGAATCACAAAGTGCTTTCTTGCCTAATCGTTTTATTACGGACAATGTTCTAGTAGCCTTTGAGTTGGTCAATGCTATTAAGAACAAAACATCGGGTCGAAAAGGTGTTGCTTCGTTGAAACTAGACATGAGTAAAGCATTTGATCGGGTTGAATAGAGTTTCATTGAGAGGGTCATGGGTAAGATGGGGTTTGCTAGTGATTGGATAAGGCTGATTATGAGCTGCTTGCGTACTAATAGCTTCTCCTTTATCTTAAATGGTGAGGTCACGAGATCACTCCTTCCATCAAGAGGACTCCGTCAAGGTTGTCCACTATCGCCATACTTGTTTCTAATCTGTTCTGAGGCCTTGTCCAGATTACTCCAACATGAAGAAGAAGTTGGTCATCTTAATGGGTTTAAGTTAACAAGACATGCTCCATCCATCTCTCATTTGTTTTTCGCAGATGATAGCCTTCTTTTCTGTCAAGCAAATGAGTCCTCTTGCCTTGCCATTAAAAGATCATTGGATTTCTATCACAAAGCTTCGGGTCAAGTTCTCAATTTAGACAAATCAGTTATGTCTTTCTCACCCAATACAACACTGGCGGCTCAAGTTTTTTTCCATCGACCTCTGAACATGCCAATCTGTGAATGCCACGAAAGATACCTTGGTTTGCCTTCCTACTTTGGGAGGGATAAAAAGAGGATGTTTAGTGATATTAAGGAGAAAATATGGCGACTAATGCATACTTGgagtgagaatttttttttagctGGTGGTCGCAAGTGCTTCTTAAAGCGGTAGTCCAATCCATTCCTACATATGCAATGAGTTGCTTTCGTCTACCGGTTTACTTTTGCAGCCAACTTGAGTCTATGATGGCAAATTTTTGGTGGGGCTTGAATGAGAATGGCAACAAGATTCATTGGCGCTCTTGGAAGCTTCTGTGTAAAAGGAAAGACAGTGGCGGTATGGGGTTTCGTTCTTTCATGCATTTAATCAAGCAATGCTTGCAAAGCAAGCTTGGAGAAACAACCAGACTCCTTACTTGCAAAGGTGCTGAAGAGTAGATACTACCCAAATAACAATTTCCTTCAAGCTAACATTGGTCACTCCCCCTCTTTTACTTGGCAAGGCATCCATTGGGGTAGAAGCCTTTTTGTTGCTGGTTTACGTTGGAAAATTGGAGAAGGATGTAGGATAAATTGTGCTGATGACCCGTGGATTCCAAGACATTCCACCTTTCGGCCATACCACTTCTCCGGACCACCTGATACGACTGTCTCAAACTTAATTGCAGATGAAAGGCAATGGGATTTAGCACTCCTAAATCAATGGTTTTCCTCTCCAGATGTAGATCGTATCTTAACTATTCCACTGAGCTTTTTCCGTTATGAAGATACCCTTGCTTGGAACCCCTGCTCCTCTGGAATATATTCGGTCCAAACAGGCTATCACCTAGCTGCTTCCCTAGCAGAAACCGATGACAGCTCATGTTCTTCAACGTTTGCTTCATGGTGGAACTTCTTATGGTCACTGTCCTTGCCACAAAAGATTAAGATTTTCATTTGGCGGGCCTTTAATGATGCTCTCCCTGTTGCAACAGCCCTTGTAAAGCGCAAGATTATCACAGATTCAACTTGTTCCTTGTTCCATCTGTCAACAAGCTTGGGAAACTGCTGGGCATGCACTATTCAGTTGTAAGTATGCTCGATCTGTTTGGCGACATCTTGATATTACTCATGACTGGAATACTGCTAGGCTTATGCACAAAGGTGATTATTTGGTGCACTTTGGGCAATCTGGACTGAACGGAACCGTGTGGTTCATGGTCACAAAGCCAAACCAGCAAAAGACCTTgctttttttttgcaaaaaacTATTGGCATAACTACACTGCTGCCCAACTGAAGTGCTCTTCTTCTGCACCAGATCCCAACTCGCTCGCTGCAGCTACTACTGCTTCTTTGCCACAAATTTCTCCTGCTGCACCATTGATGCCGTGGACTCCTCCTCCACTTGGAATGCTGAAGATGAATGTCGATGCGGCAGTAGATAGCACACGAAAAATTACTGGTATTGGTGCTTTAATTCGAAGTTCAAATGGTGAGGTTGTAGCAGCCATTTCAAAGCCGATTCTTGGTTGTTATGCATCTCATGAAATGGAGGCAATTGCTATGTTTCACTGCTTAAACTGGGCCATTCAACTTCAATTGCTGGTCAGCCTTGTTGAGACGGATGCCCTTCGAGTTTCAAATGCTTTATGCAAATATTCATCAGCTATTTCTTCTTTTCAAGATTTAATTGCTGATATCACTagtcttttatctttttttcttaaTGTAAATGTTTCTCATGTCAAACGTTCAACAAATATGGCTGCGGACGGGTTGGCTAAGTTTGCTTTAGGGGTGGATGAGGCTTGTTATTGGTCAGATTGTATACCTCCGCCTATAAACTCTGTTATTATAAATGACTATACCTTTTAATTTATGATAACAAGTTtatttcctaaaaaaaaaaaaatatatcagtttttttttctttttttgaaatggGAGAATTTCtgttatttaagattttttttttttgcaaaggtTTAGAACATTTCAAATGATCTATAATAGtggctttatttatttatttattttttttgccaGATGTATTCTTTAAAACTCTGATTGTTATCCATGaagtgtttattattattattattattattactagggaactaagccgcgcttcgcgcggtgttgttcaacttttacaattttttattatataaatatattatacttGTTGAGTGatatgatttaaaatataatatttttatatgtgtAAGTAATAGTATTGAAATTAGAAAcatatcatttttaaaatatataaagatgATACTTTgtgattaatattaaaaatagtagAAATAACAAAGAAATTGCATGTGTTATTATAaaagaataaatgaaaaagaaaactaTTTAACAATTTAATAAATTGGGTTTGTGACTAATGATGtagttcttttttaaaaaaactatttagacttatttttttctttaatagaaAGAAACAATATAACTATACTATTTATGAAAGTTtttacattttgttttataagaagacaactttaaaaagatgcgtcacaatattatttgtttttaaaaacttaaaaaaatagtaatttatataaaaatgttaATGATAAAACTAATCCATATGAAATGTTTAATAAgagaattaattttaataaattatgtagAGGTGAAATATATACCATAAATTGTAATGATGAAAAGGGAGGTCACGATTCATATGACTAATTGCTTCTATATGGAAATATTTATTTGTCTTACTATTTTGTAAtaattaaaatgataaatatcGTATGAAGTTGGTTGTGCAATCGTGTGATTGTTATAATTATATCGTGTCTCGTACAATCATTATAATCATTGAacaatcaaatttaatttatgatttttttttttgtatttagaaattcatatattaagtattttttaattgaatgagtatataaatatatatgataaatatatagAGCTAATTTgaaaactcaaaataataaaaaaaaaattataattaattgggAAATATCAAATGATAAATCAGCCATGTATATTTAGACAAATCAAAATAAATGTAAGAAtactttatttataattgagaagtataataattatgtatttttaatCCGAGATTTTAATCAcagaggaaaaaaaaagttactaaGAAGCCATAGTTCTCcatatttacaaaataaaatataatgataCACTGAATCTGATTGTAATCAAATATTTTTACTctaatcttaaaatttttttCCTAACCCTCATTAACAATTGTTACCTGATTTCTAATCTATCTTAATTGTAATTGTTTTCACTAATAATCATTTAACAATGGTCATAGACATAGGTTAGTGATATTACACTTACACTGGAAAAGAAGAAGTGTTTCAAGTTCAAATACATATTTTGGGATAAATTAAAATGGCATGAGAAAAGATTTATTTATAGTGTATATGTAATGTCCAACTATACTTTCTAAATAATGTGGGATTATTACAAAAAGTAAAGTGAATAATCATGTTTTCTTAGTACATTAACACggtactataaaaaaaattagaaaaatatgaagaaaaaattatagaatatcgaatagataattttttcaaaaaaataagatgaaaatatattttatttttatataaaatataaaatgtatattatTGTAATAGAATATCGAAtagataattttttcaaaaaaaattataactaattaaatgaataaactaatttaatcaattagtcaaggagaaaaatacatattttgagacaaattaaaaaaaaattataattgattaattgaatAAGACTAATTTAATCAATTAGTCATGGAAGAAATACATATTTTGGGACAAATTAAAATgctatgagaaaaaatttatttatagtgtATATGTAATGTCCCACTATACTTTCTAAACAATGTGGGATTATTACAAAAAGTAAACTTAGTTAAATAATCATATTTTCTTAGTACATTAACATGGTActctcaaaaaattaaaaaaaatatgaagaaaaaattattgaaagcCACCTATATCATTGTGTGATTtcctttatattaatatatagctattgatgattgattgattttTTAGTATTTGACATAACCATGAATTATTcgcaaaattatatttattgtgttatatttttcgtttgatttttttttaaaaaaaaaaattgtttaaaaactaAAGACACCATTTGAAttaaatatttacttttaaattatgtgacactaaaataaaattaccaaagagtatattatatgaataaaaagtGGTGAGGGAGGGATGGGAAAAAGGGAGAGGTCATGGGTTCGAACTTAGGACCTTGAAGCTATTAAGCTATTAAATGATTGTAAAATACCATTACACTacactcaaaaaaaatattatatgaataaaaaaatatataaataataaattatataatattaaaacgAAACTAAAAACATAAAGCTAATTGGATAagactaattttattaattagtcaaaaaaaaaataacatactaaaaaaatatttatttgctataatattttttatactaTAGCAAATAATAATGATTAGACTAATGAAAGcgaaaaagaaaaacttattTATAGATTGGATATAGAAAACTACAATACTTTCtaaacaatgtgggacttttTTACAAAGttagtagattttttttttattagacaaAGCTTGAAGCTCtcacaaaatagtaaaaatactataaaaaaaatatgagatgCCACATCATCACTTTTAAACTATTTTAaagttcatatttttatttttaatttataatgtatactacaaaaattatttcttaagtaaaaaaatgtcaatttttatctctaataattttaactatttaaataatttaaactaaacttacaaaatataaaaatttgaaaaatgataaaataataattgtgtaTATAGTCATATAAGTGTgtcacttttttaatttttgaacaaattaaaatttaagagaATATATGtagttgtaaaaaaatatttttaactcgaacaaataacaatataaaagtctagaatattaaaataaatttttaaactaaattaatttcataatatataaaattaaaaatttaaaaattagtaaaaaaattaattattaaaaaaataaataactacttatagaaatatatatataacttattgggtaaaacattaatcaatcacccaagaagataataatatttctaagacaaaagaaaataaataaataaaagtattatttataaCTTACATGGATAACAATTAAAATATCTCtaaacaatgtgggacttttTACCTTGTAGTgtagtttatttttcaaagaaaataagagaatgtgtcacataataagaaaaataggatgaaaaaaaagtaaaaagccACCTAAACTCTTACTGTGcattactttatatatatatatatattgattattattattgataaacatgaagaagtgtttaatttattatgaataaaaaagtaattttcttttctttgaagAGAATGTTTACTAGTGGGCCATATAAATGGGCCGAATAATTGGGCTTATCAATAAGGGGTAAAATGTAACTCAAAATAAAGGGGCATTTTCCGATAATGTGTCTGAACTGAAGAAGATACAATCCGATTAGAATTGGGGGA
Above is a genomic segment from Cannabis sativa cultivar Pink pepper isolate KNU-18-1 unplaced genomic scaffold, ASM2916894v1 Contig3, whole genome shotgun sequence containing:
- the LOC115715819 gene encoding uncharacterized protein LOC115715819: MGFASDWIRLIMSCLRTNSFSFILNGEVTRSLLPSRGLRQGCPLSPYLFLICSEALSRLLQHEEEVGHLNGFKLTRHAPSISHLFFADDSLLFCQANESSCLAIKRSLDFYHKASGQVLNLDKSVMSFSPNTTLAAQVFFHRPLNMPICECHERYLGLPSYFGRDKKRMFSDIKEKIWRLMHTWSENFFLAGGRKCFLKRQLESMMANFWWGLNENGNKIHWRSWKLLCKRKDSGASLEKQPDSLLAKVLKSRYYPNNNFLQANIGHSPSFTWQGIHWGRSLFVAGLRWKIGEGCRINCADDPWIPRHSTFRPYHFSGPPDTTVSNLIADERQWDLALLNQWFSSPDVDRILTIPLSFFRYEDTLAWNPCSSGIYSVQTGYHLAASLAETDDSSCSSTFASWWNFLWSLSLPQKIKIFIWRAFNDALPVATALVKRKIITDSTCSLFHLSTSLGNCWACTIQLLMHKGDYLVHFGQSGLNGTVWFMCSSSAPDPNSLAAATTASLPQISPAAPLMPWTPPPLGMLKMNVDAAVDSTRKITGIGALIRSSNGEVVAAISKPILGCYASHEMEAIAMFHCLNWAIQLQLLVSLVETDALRVSNALCKYSSAISSFQDLIADITSLLSFFLNVNVSHVKRSTNMAADGLAKFALGVDEACYWSDCIPPPINSVIINDYTF